The nucleotide sequence TTGACTTATTGGGCAATCCTGTATGAAATTTCATACACAACAGCTACATGATTTGACGTATTGTGCAATCCTGTATGAAATTTCATACACAACAGCTGCATGATTTGACTTATTGAGCAATCCTGTATGAAATTTCATACACAACAGCGGTTGATTTGACATATTGAGCAACCCTGTATGAAATTTCATACACAACAGCGGTTCTTTCGCGATTTCCACCGGGCTAGCCACTTCGGACAATGTAGCGAAAGTTTCTTTCGCTATTTCCCCCGAGCGAGCCGCTTCGAGCGCCATAGCGAAAGATTCCTTCGTCATCACCCCCAGTGAGCTGCAAAAAACATCAAAAAAACACACCCCAGTCGTCCTTTGGACGATTGTAGAGTGTGCTTCACTCGTTGTTATTGTTAAGGTAATTTGGCCAAGTCAGTGACTTGATCAAGCTCGATCCAGATCACCTGATGTTGTTCCCCATCTGCAGCTACTTTGTGTAACCCGCTCTGCTCCTCTTTGCGGATGCAAGCGATTCCAGTGCCTCGTTTCGCAAAGCGATCCATGATTGCACCGGTTTCATCCGACGAATGATCTAGTACAACTGTAATTGCGATGTCTGTGCCTGAGCGCCTAGAAAAATGCTGCAACGCACGGACATATCCCTCTATCTCCATCTGGTGGTTACCTGCGACTAACACGTAATGCCGAGCAGCCACACCAGCCTCCCGTCGATAAGCCCAATGCACGATTGCAACTGCCGCTGCGTATAAGCCGATAATCCACATTAAATCTAGGAACACAACGGTCACCCCCTTAGAAGTTACGTGACACATCATATGCCACGAACGGGGATGGAGTTACACCAACTGAGCGAAAGGGATATCGAAACATCCTTCTAGACAACCCACTTATGTAATCTAGTTAGACTACAAAGTTACCCAACCATATTTAATTGCAGTAATAACTGCTTGTGTACGGTCGTCAACTTCCATCTTTTGCAAAATGCTGCTCACATGATTTTTAACTGTTTTCTCGCTAATGAACAGTCCCTCACCGATGGATTTGTTGCTTTTTCCTTCTGCCATTAAACGAAGTACCTCAGCTTCACGACGAGTCAGCGGATTGTTTGCCCTCGGTGCAATCTTAGTCACAAGCTCACGACTAGCTGCTGCTCCCGAGTCTGCACCGATCTCATCGAGGTAGGTCATCCGACGAAGCTGATTAATAAGCTTTCCTGTTACCTTAGGATGAATGTAAGCGTGACCTTCTACAACGGTGCGGATCGCGTTAATGAGCGTTTCAACTTCCATGTCCTTTAGTAGATAGCCGCTGGCTCCCTTGCGCAGCGTCTCGAACACGTAGCTTTCATCATCGTGGATGGATAAAATAATTACTTTAATATCCGGAAAAATATCGCGCAACCGCTCCGTCGCTACGACACCATTTTCCACGGGCATGTTGATGTCTAGCAAAATAACATCTGGCTTGATGTGATTGCAGAACTCGAGCACCTGAATCCCATCGCCACACTCTCCAACGACCTCCAAATCACT is from Candidatus Cohnella colombiensis and encodes:
- a CDS encoding response regulator transcription factor, with amino-acid sequence MENIPAANKIKVLLADDHQLFREGLKRILNMESDLEVVGECGDGIQVLEFCNHIKPDVILLDINMPVENGVVATERLRDIFPDIKVIILSIHDDESYVFETLRKGASGYLLKDMEVETLINAIRTVVEGHAYIHPKVTGKLINQLRRMTYLDEIGADSGAAASRELVTKIAPRANNPLTRREAEVLRLMAEGKSNKSIGEGLFISEKTVKNHVSSILQKMEVDDRTQAVITAIKYGWVTL